The Corynebacterium camporealensis genome contains a region encoding:
- a CDS encoding DIP1281 family NlpC/P60 protein — translation MATNKKKRGNRLRKIYAAVASTAALSLVSTTTPMVASAQPLDNIDEVLSSSSTGVADLAGLVADVQAEVQRVEGEIGYYRELVNQALMNLNDARTEAAQARRGAEKAREDLNGAQSDLETAQGKLDDLSQTAYRRANTSQAITAASGAEAREIQLERQAYLRTETEKQQGVVDDLERVRTQKANQESTLRKAQQLADAREERAVNAEAEARRTLDESLTQVEERNAERERLVEEQERVQTRLNQERGLDEPADDKSNALSNNENDRSSRQASNVDSANTERTSERSASQSREVSEQALTPRESTSREPESVTVDAEDATESRSQSTSSEETSEASSEAAATSSEASESGSSVDASTVEDASSTASDMAETSSQVASELASNDDLQQLAVPALGAAAAIVGSSQPDHAGSLGDWDFDAMAETSSQLMALQGEGSEVSEEESELAGSLDGVLEGLEDSNSVTEEASEEVSDMGRDQLIESVIARAESQIGVPYAWGGGDANGPTKGIRDGGTADSHGDYNKVGFDCSGLVLYAFAAAGISLPHYTGSQYQHGEKISPDEMQRGDLIFYGPSGNHHVAIYLGDGMMLEAPQSGQNVQKTPVRYSGMSPHAVRLL, via the coding sequence GTGGCCACCAATAAGAAGAAGCGCGGCAACCGACTGCGCAAGATCTACGCTGCAGTCGCATCGACCGCAGCACTGTCCCTCGTCAGCACTACCACTCCGATGGTTGCCAGCGCGCAGCCGCTCGACAATATCGATGAAGTTCTGTCGTCCAGCAGCACTGGTGTTGCGGACCTCGCCGGCCTCGTTGCCGACGTGCAGGCAGAAGTCCAGCGCGTGGAAGGCGAAATCGGTTACTACCGAGAGCTCGTCAACCAGGCACTGATGAACCTCAACGACGCTCGTACTGAGGCAGCCCAGGCTCGCCGCGGTGCAGAGAAGGCTCGTGAAGACCTCAATGGTGCCCAGTCTGATCTGGAAACCGCACAGGGCAAGCTCGATGATCTGTCGCAGACCGCATACCGCCGTGCGAATACCTCGCAGGCAATCACTGCCGCCTCGGGTGCAGAAGCACGCGAGATTCAGCTGGAGCGTCAGGCATACCTACGCACCGAGACTGAAAAGCAGCAAGGCGTTGTCGATGATCTCGAGCGCGTGCGTACCCAGAAGGCCAACCAGGAGTCGACTCTGCGAAAGGCGCAGCAGCTTGCCGATGCCCGCGAAGAGCGTGCCGTCAACGCTGAAGCTGAAGCACGTCGCACCCTGGATGAGAGCCTGACTCAGGTCGAAGAGCGCAACGCTGAGCGTGAGCGTCTCGTCGAAGAGCAGGAGCGTGTCCAAACTCGCCTAAATCAAGAGCGAGGACTAGACGAACCTGCCGATGACAAGTCTAATGCCTTGTCTAATAACGAGAACGATCGCAGTTCACGTCAGGCCTCTAACGTTGACTCAGCGAACACTGAGCGCACCTCTGAGCGCTCTGCATCGCAGTCTCGTGAGGTAAGCGAGCAGGCTTTGACTCCGCGTGAGTCGACCTCTCGTGAGCCTGAAAGCGTGACTGTCGATGCTGAGGACGCAACCGAATCGCGGTCTCAGTCCACCTCGTCGGAGGAGACTTCTGAGGCTAGCTCCGAGGCTGCTGCAACGAGCTCCGAGGCATCCGAGTCTGGTTCTTCGGTTGACGCATCGACAGTCGAGGACGCTTCTTCTACCGCATCGGATATGGCCGAGACTTCGTCTCAGGTCGCATCCGAGTTGGCAAGCAACGACGATCTCCAGCAGTTGGCTGTGCCGGCACTTGGTGCGGCAGCTGCCATCGTCGGAAGCTCCCAGCCGGATCATGCCGGCAGCCTGGGTGACTGGGATTTCGATGCTATGGCAGAGACTTCTTCTCAGCTGATGGCTCTGCAGGGTGAAGGCTCTGAGGTATCGGAGGAAGAATCCGAACTCGCCGGCTCCCTGGATGGTGTCCTGGAAGGTCTGGAAGATTCGAACTCGGTGACTGAAGAAGCTTCTGAAGAAGTCAGCGACATGGGTCGCGATCAGCTCATCGAATCCGTGATTGCTCGCGCCGAGTCCCAGATTGGCGTTCCTTACGCCTGGGGTGGCGGCGATGCTAACGGCCCGACCAAGGGCATCCGTGATGGCGGCACTGCCGACAGCCACGGTGACTACAACAAGGTCGGTTTCGACTGCTCCGGTCTGGTGCTCTACGCCTTTGCTGCAGCAGGTATCTCCCTGCCGCACTACACCGGCTCCCAGTACCAGCACGGTGAGAAGATTAGCCCGGATGAGATGCAGCGTGGTGATCTCATCTTCTACGGCCCGAGCGGTAACCACCACGTAGCTATCTATCTTGGCGACGGCATGATGCTAGAAGCCCCGCAGTCCGGACAGAATGTCCAAAAGACTCCGGTGCGCTACTCGGGTATGTCCCCGCACGCCGTGCGCCTCCTCTAA
- a CDS encoding Rv1476 family membrane protein codes for MVPDSVDIDALGAQLADDGVAYSNPELANNQDVQQPVIDALQPGHGVAVVDVQLDSLADARDIATDLQNASGLDTVIVQVPGRVSAVSDSLSRAEIETAQQAVPPGADQVTLLETFYGELDSFCIPWIWVSLAVLILIAAVSVSAWRSSQRGVQSTTLADTQRVSKQAPRDSRRGSGVTKNRA; via the coding sequence ATGGTCCCGGACAGTGTCGATATTGATGCCCTCGGGGCACAGCTTGCCGATGACGGCGTGGCGTACTCCAATCCTGAGTTGGCTAATAATCAAGACGTCCAGCAACCAGTTATCGATGCGTTGCAGCCCGGGCACGGGGTAGCGGTAGTCGACGTCCAATTAGACAGCCTCGCCGACGCCCGCGATATCGCCACTGATTTACAGAATGCTTCCGGACTCGACACCGTTATCGTCCAAGTCCCGGGGCGCGTCTCTGCGGTGAGTGACTCACTGAGTCGCGCCGAAATCGAGACCGCACAACAAGCCGTCCCACCCGGAGCCGACCAAGTCACTCTTCTCGAGACCTTCTATGGCGAACTCGACAGCTTCTGTATTCCGTGGATCTGGGTAAGCCTCGCCGTCCTGATTCTCATCGCGGCGGTGTCCGTGAGTGCGTGGCGCAGCTCCCAACGAGGCGTCCAGTCGACGACTCTGGCCGACACTCAGCGAGTCTCAAAACAGGCTCCGCGAGACTCCCGTCGCGGGTCTGGAGTGACGAAAAATCGGGCCTAA
- the can gene encoding aconitate hydratase translates to MTESLNSFNAKKTLDVNGKSYDYFDINAVEGLEKLPYSLKVLAENQLRYEDGSNVTKDHINALANWDPEAEPDTEIQFTPARVLMQDFTGVPCVVDLATMREAISALGGKPEQVNPLNPAEMVIDHSVITEAFGSADALEKNVEIEYQRNEERYQFLRWGAENFSNFRVVPPGTGIVHQVNIEYLSRVVFDNEGLAYPDTCIGTDSHTTMENGLGILGWGVGGIEAEAAMLGQPVSMLIPKVVGFKLTGEIPTGVTATDVVLTITEMLREHGVVQKFVEFYGNGVKSVPLANRATIGNMSPEFGSTAAIFPIDEETIKYLELTGRPQEQIDRVEAYAKAQGMWLEQDAPEAKYSEYLELDLSTVVPSIAGPKRPQDRILLTEAKEQFRKDLGTYTSDEVVADESTKEAARMTAEGGTVDEDGDVTGGLNQSRSGEGESAAKGSSGRQSNPVTVTSPNGGEYTLDHGMVAIASITSCTNTSNPSVMVGAGLIARKAAEKGLKSKPWVKTICAPGSQVVDGYFQRADLWKDLEALGFYLSGFGCTSCIGNSGPLPDEVSDAINEYDLAATAVLSGNRNFEGRISPDVKMNYLASPIMVIAYAIAGTMDFDFDEQPLGQDQDGNDVYLKDIWPSPEEIEDTIQSAISRELYEADYADVFKGDDAWRALDVPEGETFEWDEESTYIRKAPYFDGMPVEPEPVSDIKGARVLAKLGDSVTTDHISPASSIKPGTPAAQYLDENGVERNDYNSLGSRRGNHEVMMRGTFANIRLANELVDVTGGYTRDFTQEGGPQAYIFDACQNYKEADIPLVVIAGKEYGTGSSRDWAAKGTNLLGVRAVITESFERIHRSNLIGMGVIPLQFPEGESHGSLGLDGTETFDITGIEELNDGKIPSSVKVVAHKEDGEDVEFDAKVRIDTPGEADYYRHGGILQYVLRQMVKS, encoded by the coding sequence GTGACTGAAAGCTTGAACTCCTTCAATGCCAAGAAGACTCTTGACGTCAACGGTAAGTCCTACGACTACTTTGACATCAACGCTGTCGAAGGCCTGGAGAAGCTGCCCTACTCCCTCAAGGTGCTTGCTGAGAACCAGCTGCGCTACGAGGACGGCTCGAACGTAACCAAGGATCACATCAACGCCCTGGCTAACTGGGATCCGGAAGCAGAGCCAGACACCGAAATCCAGTTCACCCCGGCACGTGTGCTGATGCAGGACTTCACCGGTGTTCCCTGTGTCGTCGACCTGGCAACCATGCGTGAGGCAATCTCCGCACTGGGTGGCAAGCCGGAGCAGGTTAACCCGCTGAACCCGGCCGAGATGGTCATTGACCACTCCGTTATTACCGAGGCCTTCGGTTCTGCCGACGCACTCGAGAAGAACGTTGAAATTGAGTACCAGCGCAACGAAGAGCGCTACCAGTTCCTGCGCTGGGGTGCAGAGAACTTCTCTAACTTCCGCGTTGTGCCTCCAGGAACCGGTATTGTCCACCAGGTCAACATCGAGTACCTGTCCCGCGTCGTCTTCGACAACGAGGGCCTGGCATACCCGGATACCTGTATCGGTACCGACTCCCACACCACCATGGAAAACGGCCTGGGTATCCTGGGCTGGGGCGTTGGCGGCATCGAGGCAGAGGCTGCCATGCTGGGCCAGCCGGTCTCCATGCTCATCCCGAAGGTTGTCGGCTTCAAGCTGACCGGCGAGATCCCGACCGGCGTTACCGCAACCGACGTGGTGCTGACCATTACCGAGATGCTGCGTGAGCACGGCGTGGTTCAGAAGTTCGTCGAGTTCTACGGCAACGGTGTGAAGTCCGTGCCGCTGGCAAACCGTGCAACCATCGGCAACATGTCGCCAGAGTTCGGTTCCACCGCTGCGATCTTCCCGATCGACGAAGAGACCATCAAGTACCTCGAGCTGACCGGCCGTCCGCAGGAGCAGATCGACCGCGTCGAGGCTTACGCCAAGGCTCAGGGCATGTGGCTCGAGCAGGATGCTCCGGAGGCTAAGTACTCCGAGTACCTCGAGCTGGACCTGTCCACCGTGGTTCCGTCCATCGCTGGCCCGAAGCGTCCGCAGGACCGCATCCTGCTGACCGAGGCTAAGGAGCAGTTCCGTAAGGACCTGGGCACCTACACCTCCGACGAGGTCGTTGCTGACGAGTCCACCAAAGAAGCTGCCCGCATGACCGCTGAGGGTGGCACCGTGGATGAGGATGGCGATGTCACCGGCGGCCTGAACCAGTCCCGCTCCGGTGAGGGCGAGTCTGCAGCTAAGGGCTCCTCCGGCCGTCAGTCCAACCCGGTTACCGTTACCTCCCCGAACGGTGGCGAGTACACCCTGGACCACGGCATGGTTGCTATCGCTTCCATCACCTCCTGTACCAACACCTCGAACCCGTCCGTCATGGTCGGTGCCGGCCTGATTGCCCGCAAGGCAGCCGAAAAGGGCCTGAAGTCCAAGCCATGGGTTAAGACCATTTGTGCTCCGGGCTCCCAGGTTGTGGACGGCTACTTCCAGCGTGCAGACCTGTGGAAGGACCTGGAGGCCCTCGGCTTCTACCTCTCCGGCTTCGGCTGCACCAGCTGTATCGGTAACTCCGGCCCGCTGCCGGACGAGGTCTCCGATGCCATCAACGAGTACGACCTGGCAGCAACCGCTGTTCTGTCCGGTAACCGCAACTTCGAGGGTCGCATCTCCCCGGACGTCAAGATGAACTACCTGGCGTCCCCAATCATGGTGATCGCTTACGCTATTGCCGGCACCATGGACTTCGACTTCGACGAGCAGCCGCTGGGCCAGGATCAGGATGGCAACGATGTCTACCTGAAGGACATCTGGCCTTCTCCGGAGGAGATCGAGGACACCATCCAGTCCGCTATCTCCCGCGAGCTGTACGAGGCTGACTACGCTGACGTCTTCAAGGGCGACGACGCATGGCGCGCACTGGACGTTCCGGAAGGCGAGACCTTCGAGTGGGACGAGGAGTCCACCTACATCCGCAAGGCTCCTTACTTCGACGGCATGCCTGTCGAGCCGGAGCCGGTCTCCGACATCAAGGGCGCTCGCGTTCTGGCGAAGCTGGGCGACTCGGTCACCACCGACCACATCTCCCCTGCTTCCTCCATTAAGCCGGGCACCCCTGCTGCTCAGTACCTCGATGAGAACGGCGTGGAGCGCAACGACTACAACTCGCTGGGTTCCCGTCGTGGTAACCACGAGGTCATGATGCGCGGTACCTTCGCCAACATCCGTCTGGCCAACGAGCTGGTTGACGTCACCGGTGGCTACACCCGTGACTTCACCCAGGAGGGCGGCCCGCAGGCATACATCTTCGATGCATGCCAGAACTACAAGGAAGCCGACATTCCGCTGGTCGTTATCGCTGGTAAGGAATACGGCACCGGTTCTTCCCGTGACTGGGCTGCAAAGGGCACCAACCTGCTGGGCGTTCGCGCAGTTATCACCGAGTCCTTCGAGCGTATTCACCGCTCGAACCTGATCGGTATGGGCGTTATCCCGCTGCAGTTCCCGGAGGGCGAGTCCCACGGCTCCCTCGGCCTGGACGGCACCGAGACCTTCGATATCACCGGTATCGAGGAGCTCAACGACGGTAAGATTCCGTCCTCCGTCAAGGTTGTCGCACACAAGGAAGACGGCGAGGACGTTGAGTTCGACGCCAAGGTCCGCATCGACACCCCAGGTGAGGCTGACTACTACCGCCACGGCGGAATTCTGCAGTACGTGCTGCGCCAGATGGTTAAGAGCTAA
- a CDS encoding TetR/AcrR family transcriptional regulator has protein sequence MPIVSDSELQRRRTEILIGARKCFAEHGYEGATVRLLEEATGKSRGAIFHHFGDKESLFLALAREDAARQAEVVANNGLVEVMNEMLRHPERHDWLATRLEITSLLRTDPSFAARWKDHQAILDEAVRARLESNAEKGRLREDVSIDTLVLYLETFMDGFINRLALGDIEGLEEVLHLVEQSIRR, from the coding sequence ATGCCCATCGTCAGCGACTCTGAGCTGCAACGACGCCGCACGGAGATTCTGATCGGCGCACGCAAGTGCTTTGCCGAGCATGGCTACGAAGGCGCGACGGTGCGACTGTTGGAAGAGGCCACGGGCAAATCCCGTGGTGCAATCTTTCATCACTTCGGTGACAAAGAGTCACTGTTTCTTGCACTGGCCCGCGAGGACGCTGCCCGCCAAGCAGAGGTCGTAGCGAACAACGGCCTGGTCGAAGTCATGAACGAGATGCTGCGGCATCCCGAAAGGCATGACTGGCTTGCCACCCGCCTGGAAATTACTTCCCTGCTGCGCACCGACCCGTCGTTTGCAGCACGCTGGAAAGATCACCAGGCGATCCTGGATGAAGCAGTGCGCGCCCGCTTGGAATCCAACGCTGAAAAAGGCCGCCTGCGCGAAGACGTCTCCATTGACACCCTCGTGCTTTACTTGGAGACCTTCATGGATGGATTCATCAACCGTTTGGCACTCGGTGACATTGAAGGACTCGAAGAAGTCCTGCACTTAGTGGAGCAATCCATCCGCCGCTAA
- a CDS encoding NAD(P)H-binding protein, translating into MTDTKKKVLYIGGHGKVGLLAAPKLVKAGHTLDSLVRKEEQFDDIKELGANPVLADVTELTVSQWEELLRGYDVVVWGAGNGGRAGADATWAVDRDAALKNIDALENLHKEGNAPAYVMISYLGATTNTTDPDEASWYAYVESKKAVDKRLLDTDLDFVILGPSTLTEEPSQGIKVVPDDSKNITTKTSRELVAEVVTEVVGRDKFPASPLAFVDGEDAVNSI; encoded by the coding sequence ATGACTGATACAAAGAAGAAGGTTCTGTACATCGGCGGACACGGCAAGGTTGGCCTGCTGGCTGCTCCCAAGCTGGTCAAGGCCGGTCATACCTTGGATTCTTTGGTCCGCAAGGAAGAGCAGTTTGATGACATCAAGGAGCTTGGCGCAAACCCGGTGCTTGCAGATGTCACTGAACTGACTGTTTCCCAGTGGGAAGAATTGCTCCGCGGCTATGACGTTGTCGTGTGGGGCGCAGGCAACGGTGGCCGTGCCGGTGCCGACGCCACCTGGGCAGTCGACCGCGATGCAGCACTGAAGAACATCGACGCACTGGAAAACCTCCACAAAGAGGGCAACGCCCCTGCTTATGTGATGATTTCTTACCTGGGTGCTACCACCAACACCACCGATCCGGATGAGGCAAGCTGGTACGCCTACGTCGAGTCCAAGAAGGCCGTTGATAAGCGACTGCTGGATACCGACTTGGACTTCGTCATCCTCGGCCCATCCACTCTGACCGAGGAGCCGTCCCAGGGCATCAAGGTTGTTCCGGATGACTCGAAGAACATCACCACTAAGACTTCCCGTGAGCTCGTCGCCGAGGTTGTCACTGAAGTCGTCGGTCGCGACAAGTTCCCAGCTAGCCCGCTGGCTTTCGTCGACGGTGAGGATGCCGTCAACAGCATTTAG
- a CDS encoding ACT domain-containing protein: protein MFAIMTVTGADSTGIIAAVTTALAELEVNIVDVSQTLMSGYFTMILRVEFDENKTSIQEIQEKMGPVSKETQQSIRIQSESLFTAMNEI from the coding sequence ATGTTTGCCATCATGACCGTCACCGGTGCCGACAGCACCGGCATCATCGCCGCTGTAACCACTGCCCTTGCTGAACTCGAAGTCAATATCGTCGATGTTTCGCAAACCCTGATGTCCGGTTACTTCACCATGATCCTGCGCGTGGAGTTCGACGAGAACAAGACTTCCATCCAAGAAATCCAGGAAAAGATGGGCCCGGTCTCCAAGGAGACTCAGCAGTCCATCCGCATCCAGTCGGAGTCCCTGTTCACCGCGATGAATGAGATTTAG
- a CDS encoding PFL family protein has translation MINRFNTTSILDTIEMIDKYRLDIRTVTMGISLMGCTRTTMEETCQAIYDRVSTQAAHLVEVCEGIEAELGIPIVNKRISVTPISLVVAGVDGNPVDAAKALDRAAKEVGVNFVGGYSALVEKGATTAEKKLINSIPEALSSTDVVCSSVNIASSRAGINMNAAKRMGEIIKEAADLTAEESAIACAKLVVFANSVGDNPFMAGAFHGVEEPDCVVSVGVSGPGVVDRALGSLEGATLDQVAEEVKKAAFKITRAGQLVGNMASERLGVPFGIIDLSLAPTAELGDSVAHILEHMGLDQVGTHGTTAALALLNDAVKKGGMMACSRVGGLSGSFIPVSEDKGMIDAVRSGSISMDKLEAMTAICSVGFDMIALPGDTSAATIAGMIADEAAIGVMNHKTTAVRVIPVPGKDVGDEVSFGGLLGYAPVIPVNTVGNSTFIERGGFIPAPVHGFRN, from the coding sequence ATGATTAACCGCTTTAACACCACGAGCATTCTCGACACCATCGAGATGATCGATAAGTATCGTCTCGACATCCGCACCGTCACCATGGGCATCTCCCTGATGGGTTGCACCCGCACCACCATGGAGGAGACCTGCCAGGCGATCTACGATCGCGTCTCCACGCAAGCTGCTCATCTGGTTGAGGTCTGCGAAGGCATCGAAGCCGAACTCGGTATCCCGATCGTCAACAAGCGTATCTCGGTTACCCCAATCTCCCTGGTCGTTGCCGGTGTCGACGGCAACCCAGTCGATGCTGCCAAGGCCCTGGACCGCGCCGCTAAGGAAGTCGGCGTTAACTTCGTCGGCGGCTACTCCGCTCTCGTCGAAAAGGGTGCGACCACCGCGGAAAAGAAGCTCATCAACTCCATTCCAGAGGCACTGTCTTCCACCGACGTGGTCTGCTCCTCGGTCAACATCGCATCTTCGCGTGCCGGCATCAACATGAATGCTGCTAAGCGCATGGGCGAAATCATCAAGGAAGCAGCAGACCTCACTGCCGAAGAATCCGCTATTGCCTGTGCCAAGCTGGTGGTCTTCGCCAATTCTGTCGGCGACAACCCGTTCATGGCCGGCGCTTTCCATGGCGTTGAAGAGCCTGACTGCGTCGTCTCCGTTGGCGTGTCCGGCCCAGGCGTTGTTGACCGCGCTCTGGGTTCGCTGGAGGGTGCCACTCTCGACCAGGTTGCTGAAGAGGTCAAGAAGGCCGCCTTCAAGATCACCCGTGCTGGTCAGCTCGTCGGCAACATGGCTTCCGAACGCCTCGGCGTGCCTTTCGGCATCATCGACCTGTCGCTGGCTCCGACTGCAGAACTCGGCGATTCTGTCGCCCACATTCTGGAGCACATGGGCTTGGACCAGGTCGGTACCCACGGCACCACCGCGGCGTTGGCACTGCTTAACGATGCCGTGAAGAAGGGCGGCATGATGGCTTGCTCGCGTGTTGGTGGTCTGTCGGGTTCCTTCATCCCGGTCTCTGAAGACAAGGGCATGATTGACGCGGTACGCTCTGGCTCCATTTCCATGGACAAGCTGGAAGCCATGACCGCTATCTGCTCGGTTGGCTTCGACATGATTGCCCTGCCGGGCGATACCTCGGCTGCCACCATCGCTGGCATGATTGCCGATGAAGCAGCCATCGGCGTGATGAATCATAAGACCACCGCCGTGCGCGTCATCCCGGTTCCGGGCAAGGACGTTGGCGACGAGGTCAGCTTCGGTGGCCTCCTGGGCTACGCCCCAGTCATTCCGGTAAACACCGTGGGTAATTCGACCTTCATCGAACGCGGCGGCTTTATCCCCGCGCCGGTGCACGGGTTCCGCAACTAA
- a CDS encoding DUF2200 domain-containing protein encodes MAEHKIFNMAFADIYDAYVNKAERKDRTKDEVDEILRWYTGASEEELSSAVEDRRTMREFFEQAPALNPNRELITGSVCGVKVQEVSDPLMREIRFLDKLIDELAKGKAMEKTKRS; translated from the coding sequence ATGGCTGAACACAAAATCTTCAACATGGCCTTTGCTGATATCTACGACGCTTACGTCAACAAAGCAGAGCGCAAAGACCGCACCAAGGATGAGGTCGATGAAATCCTGCGCTGGTACACCGGTGCATCTGAAGAAGAGCTATCTTCCGCTGTCGAGGATCGCCGGACCATGCGGGAGTTCTTTGAGCAAGCTCCTGCCCTAAACCCCAATCGGGAGTTGATTACCGGCAGCGTGTGCGGTGTGAAGGTTCAGGAAGTCAGCGATCCGCTTATGCGCGAGATTCGCTTCCTCGACAAGCTCATTGATGAGCTTGCCAAGGGCAAAGCCATGGAGAAGACTAAGCGCTCCTAG
- a CDS encoding ABC-F family ATP-binding cassette domain-containing protein: MIVTNDFEVRVGSRTLLDAPGQHLRVQAGDRIGLVGRNGAGKTTTMRILAGETEPYGGSVTRSGPIGYLPQDSREGNIEQTARDRVLSARGLDEIKRSMLKQQKIMESDVDDNKRDKAINKFSRLEERFEALGGYEADAECAQICDNLGLPQRVLDQQLKTLSGGQRRRVELAQILFAATEGSGKSQTTLLLDEPTNHLDADSITWLRGFLAKHEGGLVLISHDVDLLEAVCNKIWFLDAVRAEADVYNMGFKKYLDARATDEARRRRERANAEKKASALQKQAAKLGAKATKAAAAKQMLARADRMMNELDEVRVADKVAHIKFPEPAPCGKTPMNATGLTKMYGSLEVFAGVDLAIDKGSRVVVLGYNGAGKTTLLKLLAGVERTDGEGGIVSGHGLRIGYFAQEHDNIDPDQSVWENTIAACPDAGQQDLRGLLGAFMFSGDKLEQPAGTLSGGEKTRLSLATLVSSRANVLLLDEPTNNLDPISREQVLDALKTYTGAVVLVTHDPGAVKALDPERVIIMPDGDEDLWSDEYMEIVELA; this comes from the coding sequence GTGATTGTCACCAATGATTTTGAGGTCCGAGTCGGTTCCCGCACGCTTCTTGATGCGCCGGGACAGCACCTGCGCGTGCAGGCAGGCGACCGTATTGGTCTGGTCGGCCGCAATGGTGCGGGCAAGACGACGACCATGCGCATCCTGGCAGGGGAGACCGAGCCTTATGGCGGTTCGGTGACCCGTTCGGGCCCCATTGGTTACCTTCCGCAGGACTCGCGTGAGGGCAACATCGAGCAGACCGCGCGTGACCGCGTGCTTTCTGCACGTGGCCTGGATGAGATTAAGCGCTCGATGCTTAAGCAGCAGAAGATCATGGAGTCTGATGTTGACGACAATAAGCGCGATAAGGCCATCAATAAGTTCTCTCGGCTAGAAGAGCGCTTCGAAGCACTTGGCGGCTATGAAGCTGATGCCGAATGTGCACAGATCTGCGACAACCTCGGCCTGCCCCAGCGCGTGCTGGACCAGCAACTGAAGACTTTGTCCGGTGGTCAGCGCCGCCGTGTGGAGCTTGCCCAGATTCTCTTCGCCGCCACGGAAGGCTCCGGCAAGTCCCAGACCACCTTGCTTCTCGATGAGCCCACCAACCACCTGGATGCCGATTCCATTACCTGGTTGCGTGGATTCCTCGCCAAGCACGAAGGCGGCCTCGTCCTGATTTCTCACGACGTGGACCTGCTGGAAGCAGTCTGCAACAAGATTTGGTTCCTCGATGCCGTGCGTGCCGAGGCTGACGTCTACAACATGGGCTTTAAGAAGTACCTCGACGCCCGTGCCACAGACGAAGCCCGTCGTCGCCGCGAGCGCGCCAATGCAGAGAAGAAAGCCTCCGCACTGCAAAAGCAGGCTGCCAAGCTGGGTGCAAAGGCTACTAAGGCGGCTGCTGCCAAGCAGATGCTGGCTCGTGCTGACCGCATGATGAACGAGCTCGATGAAGTACGCGTTGCCGACAAGGTCGCCCACATCAAGTTCCCGGAACCAGCACCGTGCGGCAAGACCCCGATGAACGCCACCGGACTGACCAAGATGTATGGCTCGCTGGAAGTCTTCGCCGGTGTTGACCTCGCCATCGACAAGGGCTCGCGCGTAGTCGTTCTGGGCTACAACGGTGCCGGCAAGACTACCTTGCTCAAACTTCTTGCCGGTGTGGAACGCACCGATGGTGAAGGCGGCATCGTCAGCGGTCACGGCCTACGCATTGGCTACTTCGCACAGGAACACGACAACATCGACCCGGATCAAAGCGTCTGGGAAAACACCATTGCCGCCTGCCCGGATGCCGGTCAGCAGGACCTACGCGGCCTTCTCGGTGCGTTTATGTTCTCCGGCGACAAGCTGGAACAGCCCGCTGGCACGCTGTCGGGTGGTGAGAAGACTCGTTTGTCCCTGGCTACGTTGGTGTCCTCGCGTGCGAACGTGCTGCTTCTCGACGAGCCAACCAACAACTTGGACCCCATCTCGCGTGAGCAGGTGCTTGACGCACTTAAGACCTACACCGGGGCAGTGGTACTCGTGACCCACGACCCGGGCGCAGTGAAGGCACTGGATCCAGAACGCGTCATCATCATGCCCGATGGCGATGAGGACCTCTGGTCCGACGAGTACATGGAGATCGTCGAGCTCGCCTAG
- a CDS encoding metal-sulfur cluster assembly factor: MSEPQDPYQNENSNFDGQKTRPEQTEEQISKAYDVTEFMRDVIDPELGINVVDLGLVYDVWIEEQDGKQVAEVNMTLTSPACPLTDVIAEQIDDAVVGNKVCDAVNVNWVWMPPWGPHMITEEGREQLQALGFAV; the protein is encoded by the coding sequence ATGTCCGAACCTCAAGACCCATACCAGAACGAAAATTCTAACTTCGACGGCCAAAAGACCCGTCCGGAGCAAACCGAAGAGCAGATCTCCAAGGCCTACGACGTCACCGAGTTCATGCGTGACGTTATTGACCCGGAGCTCGGCATCAACGTCGTTGACCTCGGCCTGGTCTACGACGTGTGGATCGAAGAGCAGGACGGCAAGCAGGTCGCTGAGGTCAACATGACCCTGACCTCGCCTGCCTGCCCGCTCACCGATGTCATCGCAGAGCAGATTGACGACGCCGTCGTGGGCAACAAGGTCTGCGACGCCGTCAACGTCAACTGGGTCTGGATGCCGCCGTGGGGCCCGCACATGATTACCGAGGAAGGCCGCGAACAGCTGCAGGCTCTGGGCTTCGCAGTCTAA